A genome region from Triticum aestivum cultivar Chinese Spring chromosome 2B, IWGSC CS RefSeq v2.1, whole genome shotgun sequence includes the following:
- the LOC123042495 gene encoding uncharacterized protein, with protein sequence MATAGSDQRRAATNGGGDAGASNAVATTAVSGSAVAGDDTSRMPIFQTRWSAKRLREIANDIKGKKRDVISKSSFGDLLFISPLVPPPEELLDFIIMNIDPKNRVLKYVKLILSLRIQMQSKSATKLSSLPCVS encoded by the exons atgGCAACGGCAGGCAGCGACCAACGGCGGGCGGCGACCAACGGCGGGGGTGACGCGGGCGCATCCAACGCGGTGGCGACGACGGCCGTGTCGGGgtcggcggtggccggcgacgacacAAGCAG AATGCCTATCTTTCAAACTCGTTGGTCGGCAAAGCGGCTGCGCGAAATAGCCAATGACATCAAAGGGAAAAAGAGAGATGTAATAAGCAAGTCCAGCTTCGGGGATTTGCTGTTTATATCTCCTTTGGTCCCTCCTCCTGAAGAGCTTCTTGATTTCATTATTATGAACATTGACCCTAAGAATCGTGTGCTGAAGTATGTGAAGTTGATTCTCTCACTGAGGATACAAATGCAATCCAAGAGCGCAACCAAGCTATCGTCTCTTCCCTGTGTAAGCTAG
- the LOC123047180 gene encoding beta-D-xylosidase 4 — translation MATAARPPFLAVVLLVATVMLSCGGNVEVAEAQTPVFACDASNATLASYGFCNRKASASARAKDLVSRLTLAEKVGFLVNKQPALGRLGIPAYEWWSEALHGVSYVGPGTRFSPLVPGATSFPQPILTAASFNASLFRAIGEVVSTEARAMHNVGLAGLTFWSPNINIFRDPRWGRGQETPGEDPLLASKYAVGYVTGLQDAGAAGVVDGALKVAACCKHYTAYDVDNWKGVERYTFDAKVSQQDLDDTFQPPFKSCVLDGNVASVMCSYNKVNGKPTCADKDLLSGVIRGDWKLNGYIVSDCDSVDVLYTQQHYTKTPEEAAAITIKSGLDLNCGNFLAEHTVAAVQAGELSEEDVDRAITNNFIMLMRLGFFDGDPRELAFGSLGPKDVCTSSNQELARETARQGIVLLKNNGALPLSAKSIKSMAVIGPNANASFTMIGNYEGTPCKYTTPLQGLGANVNTVYQPGCTNVGCSGNSLQLSTAVAAAASADVTVLVVGADQSIERESLDRTSLLLPGQQTQLVSAVANASRGPVILVVMSGGPFDISFAKASDKISAILWVGYPGEAGGAALADILFGSHNPSGRLPVTWYPASYADTVKMTDMRMRPDTSTGYPGRTYRFYTGDTVFAFGDGLSYTKMSHQLVSAPPSYVSMQLAEDHPCRAEECASVEAAGDHCEDLAFDVKLRVRNAGEVAGAHSVLLFSSPPSVHNAPAKHLLGFEKVSLAPGEAGTVAFRVDVCRDLSVADELGGRKVALGGHTLHVGDLKHTVELRV, via the exons ATGGCCACGGCGGCGCGCCCTCCGTTCCTCGCCGTGGTGCTGCTGGTGGCGACGGTGATGCTGAGCTGTGGCGGCAATGtagaggtggcggaggcgcagaCGCCGGTGTTCGCGTGCGACGCGTCGAACGCGACGCTGGCGTCCTACGGGTTCTGCAACCggaaggcgtcggcgtcggcgcgGGCCAAGGACCTGGTGTCGCGGCTGACGCTGGCGGAGAAGGTGGGGTTCCTGGTGAACAAGCAGCCGGCGCTGGGGCGGCTGGGCATCCCGGCGTACGAGTGGTGGTCCGAGGCGCTGCACGGCGTCTCCTACGTGGGGCCCGGCACCCGGTTCTCGCCGCTGGTGCCCGGCGCCACCAGCTTCCCGCAGCCCATCCTCACCGCCGCCTCCTTCAACGCCTCCCTCTTCCGCGCCATCGGCGAG GTGGTGTCGACGGAGGCGCGGGCGATGCACAACGTGGGGCTGGCGGGGCTCACCTTCTGGAGCCCCAACATCAACATCTTCCGGGACCCGCGGTGGGGCCGCGGCCAGGAGACGCCCGGCGAGGACCCGCTGCTGGCCAGCAAGTACGCCGTGGGATACGTCACGGGGCTCCAGGACGCCGGCGCGGCGGGCGTCGTCGACGGCGCGCTCAAGGTCGCCGCCTGCTGCAAGCACTACACCGCCTACGACGTCGACAACTGGAAGGGCGTCGAGCGCTACACCTTCGACGCAAAG GTGTCGCAGCAGGATCTGGACGACACGTTCCAGCCGCCGTTCAAGAGCTGCGTGCTGGACGGCAATGTGGCCAGTGTCATGTGCTCCTACAACAAGGTGAACGGGAAGCCCACCTGCGCCGACAAGGACCTCCTCTCCGGAGTCATCAGAGGAGACTGGAAGCTCAACGG ATACATCGTGTCCGACTGCGACTCCGTCGACGTGCTCTACACCCAGCAGCACTACACCAAGACGCCCGAGGAGGCCGCCGCCATCACCATCAAATCAG GGCTGGACCTCAACTGCGGCAACTTCCTGGCGGAGCACACGGTGGCGGCGGTGCAGGCCGGCGAGCTGTCGGAGGAGGACGTCGACAGGGCCATCACCAACAACTTCATCATGCTCATGCGCCTGGGCTTCTTCGACGGCGACCCCCGGGAGCTCGCCTTCGGCAGCCTCGGCCCCAAGGACGTGTGCACGTCTTCCAACCAGGAGCTGGCACGCGAGACGGCGCGCCAGGGCATCGTGCTGCTCAAGAACAACGGCGCGCTGCCGCTCTCGGCGAAGTCCATCAAGTCCATGGCCGTCATTGGGCCCAATGCCAATGCCAGCTTCACCATGATCGGCAACTACGAAG GCACGCCGTGCAAGTACACGACGCCGCTCCAGGGCCTGGGCGCCAACGTCAACACCGTGTACCAGCCGGGGTGCACCAACGTCGGGTGCAGCGGGAACAGCCTCCAGCTCAGCACCGCGGTGGCGGCCGCGGCCAGTGCCGACGTGACCGTGCTCGTCGTCGGCGCCGACCAGTCCATTGAGCGCGAGAGCCTGGACAGGACGAGCCTCCTCTTGCCTGGCCAGCAGACGCAGCTCGTGTCGGCCGTCGCCAACGCCTCCAGGGGCCCTGTCATCCTCGTCGTCATGTCCGGCGGGCCGTTCGACATCTCGTTCGCTAAGGCCAGCGACAAGATCTCGGCCATTCTTTGGGTCGGCTACCCCGGCGAAGCCGGCGGCGCCGCCCTCGCCGACATCCTCTTCGGCAGCCACAACCCAA GCGGGAGGCTGCCGGTGACGTGGTACCCGGCGTCGTACGCCGACACGGTCAAAATGACCGACATGCGGATGCGGCCGGACACGTCGACGGGCTACCCGGGCCGGACGTACCGGTTCTACACGGGCGACACGGTGTTCGCCTTCGGGGACGGGCTGAGCTACACCAAGATGTCCCACCAGCTCGTGTCCGCGCCGCCGTCGTACGTGTCCATGCAGCTGGCCGAGGACCACCCGTGCCGCGCCGAGGAGTGCGCGTCCGTGGAGGCCGCGGGCGACCACTGCGAGGACCTGGCCTTCGACGTGAAGCTCCGGGTGCGgaacgccggcgaggtggccggcgcGCACTCGGTGCTGCTGTTCTCGTCGCCGCCGTCGGTGCACAACGCGCCGGCGAAGCACCTGCTCGGGTTCGAGAAGGTGTCGCTGGCGCCCGGGGAGGCCGGCACGGTGGCGTTCAGGGTGGACGTGTGCAGGGACCTGAGCGTGGCGGACGAGCTGGGCGGCCGCAAGGTGGCGCTCGGCGGCCACACGCTGCACGTCGGCGACCTCAAGCACACCGTGGAACTACGGGTCTGA
- the LOC123047179 gene encoding uncharacterized protein produces MCTGMDLNMTNLWLHGKEHIAASFSQAEQSSEAVETSRKSFGQRSRSSPVPDDDCRLVLGLGPMPNLYSADSQSSGGNKVKLSGILFTQHCTASDPGLQVDTSRGSSRNLQSTTVPGRKEHSHKRKNGIVFPHIGEGSTSAKRKPGDYELSPLFAPRSDGLFIDRTTAEPDVQQHLGTGYEADHDLSLEQHEVELSPEPSATTGCSFAATSDTVDSTDNGEQKSHQRHLKKCRFNGCSKGGRGASGLCISHGGGHRCQKPGCNKGAESRTAYCKSHGGGKRCQELGCTKSAEGKTEFCIAHGGGHRCRVQECSKAARGRSGFCIKHGGGKRCMMEGCTRSAEGYPGVCIAHGGGRRCQYPDCSKGAQGGTLFCKSHGGGKRCISEGCTKGAEGSTLLCKGHGGGKRCLFEGDAACPKSVHGGTSFCVVHGGGKRCAAPGCTKSARGRTDCCVRHGGGKRCKSDGCGKSAQGSTDFCKAHGGGKRCAWGAAGCEKFARGRSGLCSAHGNLTASKQGLSMTGPGLFSGIVVEGSGGMDHVISSSLPGASSDCCGESSGEHMQSGRLIPPQLLVPGSLQKPSSSFNLSGNGHEEEAGVSRDQSFGFVVPEGRVHGGGLMSMLRAGHLGSNINNPES; encoded by the coding sequence ATGTGTACTGGGATGGACCTTAATATGACAAATCTTTGGCTTCATGGGAAGGAACATATAGCCGCTTCATTCTCTCAAGCTGAACAGAGCTCAGAAGCAGTTGAGACTTCTAGAAAATCATTTGGGCAGAGGAGTCGAAGTTCCCCTGTTCCTGATGATGACTGCAGGCTGGTCCTAGGACTAGGACCAATGCCAAATCTGTATTCTGCTGATAGTCAATCATCCGGTGGGAACAAAGTTAAATTATCTGGAATTTTGTTCACCCAACATTGTACTGCAAGTGATCCTGGGTTACAGGTGGACACTTCAAGAGGCAGCTCAAGAAATTTACAGTCCACAACAGTGCCTGGCCGCAAGGAGCATTCACATAAAAGAAAAAATGGTATTGTATTCCCACATATTGGCGAGGGATCAACTTCAGCCAAAAGGAAGCCAGGTGATTATGAGCTGTCACCTCTGTTTGCTCCAAGATCAGATGGTCTTTTTATTGATAGAACAACGGCAGAGCCTGATGTCCAGCAACACCTTGGAACCGGATATGAGGCCGATCATGATTTATCTCTTGAGCAGCACGAGGTTGAGCTTAGCCCCGAGCCTTCAGCAACAACTGGTTGTTCTTTTGCCGCAACTTCAGATACAGTAGATAGTACTGATAATGGGGAGCAGAAAAGTCATCAGCGCCATCTCAAGAAGTGCAGGTTCAATGGGTGTTCCAAGGGCGGAAGGGGTGCCTCAGGGCTCTGTATTTCCCATGGCGGCGGTCACCGGTGCCAAAAGCCAGGTTGCAATAAAGGGGCCGAGAGCCGAACTGCGTACTGCAAATCTCACGGAGGAGGAAAGCGGTGCCAGGAGCTAGGCTGCACCAAAAGCGCCGAAGGGAAGACAGAGTTCTGCATCGCTCATGGCGGTGGGCACCGGTGCAGGGTTCAGGAGTGCTCCAAAGCAGCGCGGGGAAGATCAGGATTTTGCATAAAGCACGGTGGAGGGAAGAGGTGCATGATGGAGGGCTGCACCAGGAGCGCCGAGGGATATCCCGGGGTGTGCATCGCACATGGAGGTGGTCGCCGGTGTCAGTACCCGGACTGCAGCAAGGGAGCACAGGGAGGCACCCTGTTCTGCAAGTCCCATGGTGGAGGCAAACGGTGCATATCCGAAGGTTGCACCAAAGGGGCCGAGGGCAGCACGTTGCTATGCAAAGGCCATGGCGGCGGGAAGAGGTGCCTCTTCGAGGGAGACGCGGCATGTCCTAAGAGTGTCCACGGCGGAACCAGCTTCTGCGTGGTGCACGGAGGGGGCAAGCGCTGCGCCGCACCAGGGTGCACCAAGAGTGCTCGTGGTCGCACCGATTGCTGCGTGAGGCATGGCGGCGGCAAGCGCTGCAAATCCGATGGGTGCGGCAAGAGCGCGCAGGGGAGCACGGACTTCTGCAAGGCGCACGGCGGGGGCAAGCGGTGCGCCTGGGGCGCCGCCGGCTGTGAGAAGTTTGCCAGGGGGAGGAGCGGTCTGTGCTCTGCTCATGGAAACCTGACGGCCTCGAAGCAGGGCCTAAGCATGACCGGGCCTGGCCTCTTCAGCGGGATCGTCGTCGAGGGCAGCGGCGGCATGGACCATGTCATCTCTTCTTCTCTCCCCGGCGCCTCCTCAGACTGCTGCGGCGAGTCGTCGGGAGAACACATGCAGAGTGGCAGGCTCATACCGCCACAGCTGCTGGTTCCTGGCTCCCTGCAGAAACCATCGTCTTCGTTTAACCTGTCGGGCAATGGCCACGAAGAAGAAGCTGGTGTTAGCCGGGACCAGAGCTTCGGGTTCGTCGTGCCGGAAGGAAGGGTGCACGGTGGAGGCCTCATGTCGATGCTCCGAGCAGGACACCTGGGAAGCAACATCAACAACCCGGAATCCTGA
- the LOC123042496 gene encoding programmed cell death protein 2-like, translated as MTEEVHLGLPGPWAEDYREKADHYTTKIGGVPDWPTGDISTEPELLHCRLCGTRLCLVAQVYAPLAKLNIEERTLYVLVCPAPKCSPNPQSWKVLRVQKCHTGMQSNDNGDGSVQNIEKVCSNEPTPSCSAGKHNEEANKSSNSNDDDFDFDALAAALEQAATVASNTKKKNKSKRANNVPRKCVVVKEKVNDLSIPVLPCFYIYYDTEQSRGKTSVGCSSYEKLLAEEIMDMGNDEEEKWEGEKYEYDKAPGADRTFLKFKKRLDAYPQQCFRYSCAGSPLLATTNSQDVGTCKLCGSRYQYELQLMSPLSYFLDQAGDGSSNCAPNAWTWLTLVIYTCSKSCCPSSCCGKQGNCCWGVVEEEIMMQEDEACNA; from the exons ATGACGGAGGAGGTGCATCTGGGCCTGCCGGGGCCCTGGGCGGAGGACTACCGGGAGAAGGCCGACCACTACACCACCAAGATCGGCGGGGTCCCT GATTGGCCAACGGGGGATATAAGCACTGAACCGGAGTTGCTTCATTGCAGATTGTGTGGAACCAGGCTCTGCCTTGTTGCTCAG GTTTATGCTCCTCTTGCGAAGCTTAACATTGAAGAGAGGACACTGTATGTGCTTGTTTGCCCGGCGCCAAAATGCAGCCCTAACCCCCAAAG TTGGAAGGTCCTAAGGGTTCAGAAGTGCCATACTGGTATGCAATCAAATGATAATGGGGATGGGTCAGTCCAAAATATAGAAAAGGTTTGCTCAAATGAGCCAACTCCTTCATGTTCTGCGGGAAAACATAACGAAGAAGCAAACAAGAGTTCCAACAGCAATGATGATGATTTTGATTTTGATGCCTTGGCTGCAGCACTCGAGCAGGCTGCAACAGTGGCATCCAacacaaagaagaaaaacaaatcaaAGCGTGCTAATAATGTCCCTAGAAAATGCGTTGTAGTGAAAGAGAAAGTAAATGACCTCAGTATACCAG TTCTTCCTTGTTTCTATATCTATTACGATACGGAGCAATCGAGGGGAAAAACCAGTGTAGGTTGTAGTAGCTATGAAAAACTTTTGGCAGAAGAGATAATGGACATGGGTAATGATGAAGAAGAAAAATGGGAAGGAGAAAAGTATGAATATGATAAAGCTCCTGGGGCCGACAGAACTTTCTTAAAATTTAAGAAACGGTTGGATGCATATCCTCAACAATGCTTTAG GTATTCTTGTGCTGGTAGTCCACTGTTGGCTACAACTAACTCACAAGATGTTGGCACATGTAAGCTTTGTGGTTCACGATACCAATATGAACTTCAACTGATGTCCCCATTATCATATTTTCTCGACCAAGCTGGTGATGGTTCCTCAAATTGTGCACCTAATGCCTGGACTTGGCTGACTCTTGTTATCTACACTTGCTCCAAG AGTTGCTGTCCTTCGTCTTGTTGTGGGAAACAGGGCAATTGCTGCTGGGGAGTAGTGGAGGAGGAGATAATGATGCAGGAGGATGAAGCATGTAACGCGTGA